One Nitrospira sp. DNA window includes the following coding sequences:
- a CDS encoding Bacterioferritin: MKAKQGVIELLNKILTADLTAINQYFVHAKMCENWGYDRLHHHIRQRSFDEMKDAEELIEHILYLEGVPNVQRMNTVHVGETVPEQFKADLKAEQEMLSLLSEGVVHCTKAGDFTTRHMLEDMVKDVDEHIDWIETQMETIKQVGLENYLAEQIKKDS, encoded by the coding sequence ATGAAAGCGAAGCAGGGTGTGATCGAGCTTCTGAATAAAATTCTCACGGCGGATCTGACCGCAATTAATCAATATTTCGTCCATGCAAAAATGTGCGAGAACTGGGGGTATGACCGGTTACATCATCATATCAGACAGCGGTCATTCGATGAAATGAAGGATGCCGAGGAATTGATCGAGCATATCCTCTATCTGGAAGGTGTGCCGAACGTGCAGCGTATGAATACGGTACATGTGGGGGAAACCGTTCCCGAGCAGTTCAAGGCGGACCTGAAGGCCGAACAGGAAATGCTGAGTCTCCTGAGTGAGGGGGTGGTGCATTGCACGAAAGCCGGCGACTTCACGACCCGCCATATGCTCGAAGATATGGTCAAAGACGTGGACGAACACATTGATTGGATCGAGACGCAGATGGAGACGATCAAACAGGTGGGGTTGGAAAATTATCTGGCCGAACAGATCAAGAAAGACAGTTAG
- a CDS encoding Bacterioferritin, with protein MKAKEGVLGYLGKVLTAELTAVHQYLLHAALCKNWGYHRLHEHFSHLAEEEVGHSSGLIDHILYLDGTPQVDRVDAVAGGQSVAELLAADLRFELEDAELLREAIAHCSKVSDFTTRHLLEHMIIDTEEHIDWFETQLRTIKQVGLPMYLAEQIQEGKS; from the coding sequence ATGAAAGCCAAAGAGGGAGTACTCGGATATCTGGGGAAAGTCCTTACTGCTGAATTGACGGCGGTTCACCAGTATTTGTTGCATGCGGCACTGTGCAAGAATTGGGGCTATCATCGTCTGCACGAACATTTCAGCCATTTGGCGGAGGAGGAGGTCGGGCATTCCTCGGGTTTGATCGATCACATTCTCTATCTGGACGGAACGCCGCAGGTTGACCGCGTGGATGCGGTCGCCGGAGGTCAGTCGGTTGCGGAGTTGTTGGCGGCGGACCTTCGCTTCGAACTCGAGGATGCGGAGCTGTTGCGTGAAGCGATTGCACACTGTTCGAAGGTGAGTGATTTTACGACCCGGCATTTGCTGGAACACATGATCATCGACACCGAAGAGCATATCGATTGGTTTGAGACGCAGTTGCGCACGATCAAACAAGTCGGGTTGCCGATGTACCTGGCGGAGCAGATTCAAGAAGGGAAGTCGTAG
- a CDS encoding Transcriptional regulator, which yields MSKLPASAIPSDRLQLISSELRSHAPQLADRLAQVKTEQDLRDFACRLFNLSHWIPSEKRAPFKAEPLSARIKLHINGNLHRGLTLKVLANFFGYSEKYYSDLFQNLMGESFSSYIKRCRVERASSLLATTDKKLADIATTVGFSNQVAFSHFFKRATGHSPMEFRIRQSRRLQR from the coding sequence ATGAGCAAACTACCAGCTTCAGCCATTCCTTCCGATCGATTACAACTCATCTCGTCCGAACTCCGCTCACATGCGCCGCAATTGGCCGATCGCCTGGCGCAGGTGAAAACAGAACAGGACTTGCGCGACTTCGCATGCCGGCTCTTCAACCTCTCGCATTGGATACCATCCGAGAAACGCGCCCCGTTCAAGGCAGAACCGCTGTCAGCGCGAATCAAGCTCCATATCAACGGCAATCTCCATCGAGGCCTCACACTCAAAGTGTTGGCAAACTTCTTCGGTTACTCGGAAAAATATTACTCCGATCTGTTTCAGAACCTCATGGGAGAATCGTTTTCCAGCTACATCAAGCGGTGCAGAGTCGAACGAGCCAGCTCATTGTTGGCGACGACCGATAAGAAACTGGCTGACATCGCGACGACGGTGGGGTTCAGCAATCAAGTTGCCTTCAGCCATTTTTTCAAACGTGCCACCGGACATTCTCCCATGGAATTCCGAATCCGGCAGAGCCGCCGACTCCAACGATAA